From a region of the Oryza sativa Japonica Group chromosome 6, ASM3414082v1 genome:
- the LOC4342047 gene encoding mADS-box transcription factor 16, with protein sequence MGRGKIEIKRIENATNRQVTYSKRRTGIMKKARELTVLCDAQVAIIMFSSTGKYHEFCSPSTDIKGIFDRYQQAIGTSLWIEQYENMQRTLSHLKDINRNLRTEIRQRMGEDLDGLEFDELRGLEQNVDAALKEVRHRKYHVITTQTETYKKKVKHSYEAYETLQQELGLREEPAFGFVDNTGGGWDGGAGAGAAADMFAFRVVPSQPNLHGMAYGGNHDLRLG encoded by the exons ATGGGGAGGGGCAAGATCGAGATCAAGCGGATCGAGAACGCGACCAACAGGCAGGTGACCTACTCGAAGCGCCGCACGGGGATCATGAAGAAGGCCAGGGAGCTCACCGTGCTCTGCGACGCCCAGGTCGCCATCATCATGTTCTCCTCCACCGGCAAGTACCACGAGTTCTGCAGCCCTTCCACCGA CATCAAGGGGATCTTTGACCGCTACCAGCAAGCCATCGGCACCAGCCTTTGGATCGAGCAGTATGAG AATATGCAGCGCACGCTGAGCCATCTCAAGGACATCAACCGCAACCTGCGCACCGAGATCAG GCAAAGGATGGGAGAAGATCTGGACGGGCTGGAGTTCGACGAGCTGCGCGGTCTTGAGCAAAATGTCGATGCCGCCCTCAAGGAGGTTCGCCACAGGAAg TATCATGTGATCACCACACAGACTGAAACCTACAAGAAAAAG GTGAAGCACTCCTACGAGGCGTACGAGACTCTGCAGCAGGAGCTG GGGTTGCGCGAGGAGCCGGCGTTCGGGTTCGTGGACAACACCGGCGGCGGgtgggacggcggcgccggcgccggcgcggcggcggacatgTTCGCCTTCCGCGTGGTGCCCAGCCAGCCCAACCTGCACGGCATGGCCTACGGCGGCAACCACGACCTGCGCCTCGGTTGA